DNA sequence from the Amycolatopsis sp. Hca4 genome:
ACCTCGGCCGCCACAAGCACTTCCGCGGCCCGTTCGGCGTCGCGCGTGGTGGGCAGGAAGTCGTCGGTCTGGAGCCCGTCCAGCGCGGGGTTGTCCTCGGCGGCGTCCACGCGGGTGGCCACGACGGCCGACTCGGCGGCCGACGCCTCCCGGGTCAGCACCGCCCGCAGGTCCGCGGCCTCGGCCCACAGGTCGAGCCGGGTCCCATCGGCCAGCTGGGTCAGCTCGGCGAGACGGACGTCCGTCGCGAGTGCGTCGCCCCTGGCCGCGAGCTTGCGCCGGTCGCCATTGAGGCGATCGCGTTCGGCGGTCTTGGCTGCGCGATCGGTCGCCAGCTTCCGGCTCTGCGCTTTTAGTGCGGCGCGAACCGCGGGCCGGGCCTCACGGCGCTTCCGCACCTGGCCGAGCAGATCCTCCTTCTCCCGGCGGTTCTGCTTCGTCTCGGCCAGGACGATCGCAGGATCGGCCTCGTCATCCGGAAGGTCGCCGAGCCGGACAGCGGCGACCACCTCGTCGTGGATTTCGATCAGCCGACCACGAGCGTTCTCGGCGCGCACACTCGCTTCGGTCGCCAATTTCCGGTTCTGCCGCTCGCGAAAACCTTCCGTCCCCGCTTCCGCTTGCGCCTCCCGTGCCGCCGTGTCCGCCATCGTTTCGGCTTCGTGCTCCTCCTCGGAGAGCTGCGCGTAACGGGCCTTGAGCGTCGCCGCGGCGTCGTCGCGGGCTTCCCGCAGCGGAGCCGTCTCCCGATCCTCCTGGGCGATCTGCTGCCGCACGTCTTCCGCGTGAAGGTGAGCTTCGACCTGATCGGCGAGGTGCCCCACCGCTTGCCAAGCGAGGTCCTCGTCGTTGGCTTCGTCCGCGGTGGTGGTCGCCCTTGCCCACTCAGCCTTCGCGGTCTTCTTCCGGTGGTTCGCCGCGACCCGGTACAGCTCGCTCGCGATGTCGTTGACCCGGCTACGCTCCCGATCCAGCGTGCGAGCGCTGTCCCCTAGCCGCTTCGCTTCCTCTGCCAGCCACTTCCGGTCGTCCTCCCGCGCCGAAGCCGCGGTGCGAAACGCTCCGGCGAGCCGAGCAGCGGACGAGCGGGCTCCCGTGGCCGCCTCGGCCGCCGCCTTCGCCAGGATGTGCCGTTCGGCGAGCCGCTCCAGCCTGCCTTCCAGCTCCCCGCAGAATTCCCGGTCGACGAGCAGGCCGGGCTTGCGCGCGAGCACGTCGACGACCTTCCGCAGGTTGTTCGCGACGAGGTCTGGCTGCGTGCTGTCAACTGTCAGATCGATCAGGAAGTCGATGAACTTGTCCGTGGTCGCGAATTCGAACAGCCCGGCGACGCCGCCCTCGGAATGGTTCATCTGCTTCTGGTAGGCGAACACCGCCGGGTCGAGGTTCCGCGCGGTCAGCGCATCCGTCCACTCGCCACGCTGGCGTGTGATCACGAATCTTAAGTGCTGGGGATTGGCCGCCGCGATCTCCTTGAGCACGTTCACGAACTCGGCCATCGTTCGGGTCCGGCCGGATTCGTCGCGCACTGGCAGGCCGGGCAGGTCCAGTACACCCGGGACGGCGAAGAAGCTGTAGTACCAGCCCTTGAGCTTTTCGCGGTCGCGATCCGGGTCGGCGGGCTTTCGCCGTTCGTCCCATTCGTAGACGGCACCGGTGACCAGCCGGGCCGGCTGGCTGGCGTCGCCGCCGGGCTGGGCCACCCATTCCGCCACTGTATGGCTCGTGTCGCCGGAAGACACGTAGTCCTCGAGGTGACGCTTGACCGTCTTGCCCATGAAATCTTTGCGCAGCGGGAGCAACAGCGCGAAGAAAAGCGACAGCAGGCTCGACTTCCCGCCGCCGTTGCGCAGCCAGAGAATCGAGTCGACTGGTGCTCGCTCGCCCGCCGTCGAGACGTCCAGCGTCAGATCCGTGAAGCGAGCGGCACGGTCCCCGACGTTTGCGAGGCGGAAGGACGAAAGCTGGTAGGTCACGTCCCCACCACCGGAGTGTGGTCGCCTCGGCGCCTCGCGGCCAACAGCTCGTAGGTCGCGTTGCCCGCCAGCTCACCGACCTGGATGCGGAAGCGTTCGAGGAGTTGGAAAGTCTCGGGACCGCGGTTCGGCGTCAGCCGCGCCAGGCCTTGGTCGACCATCCAGTTCAGGACGTTCGCGACCCAATAAGTGGAGGACGCGGCCGAGCGACGTCCCTGTCCCTTCCCCCTATCAGCCTTGTAGCCGGGAGACAGTCGGTCATACGTCCGCCATGCTTCTTCGAACGACACATCCTCCGGTGTTTGGGGTTCCGGTGCGCGCTTGAGCCGATCGCACGCGTCGCGGACGAACCGTTCGATCTCGTCGACCGACACCCACCGGACGCGGTCGTCGTCGAAGTCGGCCGGGGTCGGGAAAACGTAAGCCGCGATGGCCGCGCTGATCAGCCCGACCAGCAGTCGGTGGGGCACCGTGCCCACATTGGGCAGATCCGTGAGCCGGTACGCGAACACCGATTCACGGCGCGCGCCCAGCACCAGTCCTAGCTCGCCGGCGGACAGCACCTGCAGGTCCAGCCCATCGAGGACGCTGTTCACCGCGTTGTGGAATTCCGCGTCCTCGCGGTAGCGGCCGAGCAGCGTCCGGTAGTCGGAATCGGCGCCGGGCCGCTGCTTCGGGCGGAGCGCGCAGCCGATGAGTATGCCGACGTCCGAAAAATCCTGCTGGCCGAGCGTCATGACACCTCCTGAACGGAAGTCGCGGCCCAGCGGGCGAGTGTTTCTTCGTCTTCGGCCACGATCAGGTCGTCTCCCGACCAGCCGGGTAGGTCGATCAGGCGGCCGTCGGCGTCGACCACTGCGGCCGGGCCGAGAATGTGGGCAGCGGTGTCCACTGCGGTGGAGAAGTCTTCCACGGTCTCCGGGGCGTACGTCCAGAGCGCCGCGAGCACGACGAGCCGCTCGACAGCACCTCGATCGAGTTCGCCGGGCAGGTCGGCGGTTTGGACGGCGAGCAGCAACGCCGACAGTCGGGCGGGCAGCGGGACGGAGTCGACTACGGCCGTAGCGGCCGCCAGGATCTCGGGCGAGACCGCGGGCGGGTCCGGGTCGCCGAGTTTTTCGTCGAGCGGTGGTTCGTCGATCCGGGGTTCTCGGCGCGGCGCGAGCAGGTCGTCGACCAGGTCGGCGAACCGCACGATCCGAGGCACCTGTGGCCCCGCGGCGAACACGGCGAACGCCTCGGCCGGTTCCGCCGCGTCTTCGGCGGCCATGGTCAGCAGCGGCAGGAACACGCCGTCGGCGATGTCCGGGTTCCGCAGCCCTCCGATCGGCCGGAAGGACTGGCGAAGCTGTTCGTCGAGGAAGATCGTCCGCGCGCCGACCAGCCTGCCATGCAGTTCGGTGTGCCGGCGACGGCATTCTTCGAGCAGACCCGCGATCCGGGCGGCCGCCGCGGTGACGGCGGGATCTGCCTCCGCCGTGTCGAGGGCGCTCCGGACGTGGTCGAGCAGCCTGCTCTCGGCGCCGAGCCGCTCCTCGAGGTGCACCCGGTTGCGCTCGAACTGCGCCGGGACGTCCTGGGCCCAGCGGTCGAGGACCGTTCGGATATCCCGCACGGTGTCGGTCAGGAGCGCGCGCAGTTCGTCGCTGTAGCGCACCGACAGCAGCCGCGACCGCTCCGCAGCTCTCTCCGCCTGGCCGAACGCGCCTCGCTTGAGCTGCCGATCGAGCATGAGCTCGACTGCGGCCTGCTCGTCCTCGACGTCGAATTCCAACCCGCCGACCAGCGCGTTGATCGCGTCCGCGGACGCCCGGAGCACGTTCACCCCCCGCTGCTGGTCTTCGTGCTCGCTCAGCAACCGGAACTCCACCGGAATCGCCCGGTGGTGCACGGATCCGTCAGGTTCGAGTGAGAAGTCCGAGACCTCATAGGCGAACGGGGCCTCGCGTTCCCGGCGGTTCAGCAGCGCGTCGATGACGTACCGTGCGACCGCTTCGTGTTCGTCGGAGGACTGCTCGGGATGTGCGCTCGCCGCGAGCCTCGCCAGTCCGCTGACGGCTTCGTCGTACGTCACTTCCCCGTCGAAACCCTGCCGGGAGATCACCGTGTCGATGGCGGCGAGCGCGAGGGTGACGACGTCGTAGTCGTGGGTGCTCCAGGACTGCCGGCTCGCGTTGTCGCCCATATCGGCGACCGGCCGGGCTCGCAGGAGCGCCCGCACCCGCCCACCGAAGGACTCGTCGAACACGGCGCGGCCCACACCCCCCGGAGCACTCACCCGGTTTCACCCCCTCGGTTGTGTGAATGCCAAGAAGATCGGCTACGAACGCGTCTCTGTTACGCCGCGGGCACAGGTCAGTCGACGTCGGACGGCAAAGCCTCGAGCGACGGCTGGGGCGAAGACCTCGAACGCCGCGGCAGATCCGCGGCGGCGGTGGCCTGCGCCCGACGCGGCCGAGCGCTCCGCTGGCCGCCTGAGGGCAGGTCACCTAATCGTTGCTGTTCAGGAGCATCGCCTGAGCGAGTCGGATGTTCCCGAGCGCGTTGAGCGCGAGCGCGACCGTGCGCAAGAGCTCGCGCTCCTCCTGCTCATCGCGGGTATTCTCGAATCTGGAGTTCGCGTGGTCGAACGTGCGCGCCGCGTACTCAGCCTCGCTGTCGAGCCGTCCGATGCGGTTGCTCAGATCTCCCACGAGCGCCTCCTCATTCATTGGTTGCGAACGTCTACTGACGAACGTCGAGATCACTGGGGCATGCGGTATGTCCTCCCAGCTCACCGACGCCTTTTGGAACCGGATGAACGTCGCCGGTCGTCGCCGGGGGTTTTGAAGAAGCTGGACGTCGGCTCACGCGCGGAAGCCGCGGCACTGGCGCTGACCGCCGGGATCAGCGCGCCAGGCTGAGCCCCGGCCCGGCCCAGCCCGGAAGATTCCGCCTTCAGCAGCAGTGTCGAGCAGGCTGAAGACCTACATTTATGCGAGATTCTTCGCTGCCGAGTACCGGACGTGCCCGTCCGCGTCGAGGCTATCCCGACGTCCTCGGTCTCCAAGCTTGCGATACGGCCCTGCCGGAAACATGGCTGTGTAAAACTTCGCCGCATAGGACGTTATACGGTGCTCGATGACGAGATCGCGACTGCGCTGATCGGATGAACCGGTCGGAACCCGCCGTCATGTCCCAGCGGCCGCGACATCCGTCCAGCCTGATCCCACCGCACCCGCCCCCGGCTAAAACGCCTGTACCACCCGCTGGTACGACCGACCTGATCGCACAGTGGATGAACGACCAGAAACCGACAACCACCACCGCCCGTCCCGAGCACAACGGCGGCTTGCGGTTCGCATTCCACGGCCGTACCTCGACCACTCGCCATCAAGATCATGTGTAGTCACAGGGCTGGCAACGCGACATGGCCCAGCACCTCATCGCCGGCCACGGCCAGATCGTCTACGCCTACTTCGACGTAGGCACCTCACGCCGCGTCCCGTGGCGACAGCGACCACAGGCGGCCCAGCTCATGGCTGAGGCGTTGTCGGCCGGTTCGCTTTCGTCCACCCGGGAACCACGATCGAAATGGTGCGCCAAGTCCTCGACACCACCGTCGAGCCCGTCGGCCGGGATTCGGTTGCCGAGCCCGCGGCGCACGACCGGTGAAGGAATTATGAAGAACTCCGCCGCAGAATGGTGATGTCAGACACAGTTTAGCGAGGCGGTGGTCGAGATGACCGATGAGCCGATTCAGTTGAGCAACCGCGAGTGGTCGATCCTGCGAGCTGTCGCAGCCGGACGCGGCGTCCTCGTCGCCAGCGGCGAGCCCGATCTCCGGGTCGACGGCTGCTGGTGCGATCGCGTCGCGGTGCACAACCTGGTGCAGGCGGGGTTGATCGCCGCGGAGTGGCAGGTGGCGTACGGGCAGCCGACTCCCGCCGTGGCCACCAGGCGGGGAAGGGCTCTGCTCGCCGAGGGCACCGGTTCACGCCTGCACCACGCCGGAACGTCCTGAAGCCGGCGACGAACCGCTTCCGGACGGCCGGGCCACCACGGACCGGCTCATCCCGCGCGTCGAGCCGGTGCGTCGACGGTCGCACCGGACGGCGACGGCACCGGTCCGGTGGCGTCCGGGTACCGGTAGGGCCCGAGGAACCGGAGCACGACCGTGGCGCCGGCCAGCGCGGCCGCCGCCGCCGACAGGGCCGGCCCGTAGCTGCCGAACCCGTCGAACACCAGCCCGAACATGATCGTGCCGAGCGCGCCCCCGAGGGTGAAGACGCCGATTCCGATGCCGAGCACCGCGGTGTAGGCCCGTGCGCCGACGTACCTGCGCACGAGGAACGGCACCAGATCGGCTTCCGCACCGAACGCGAAGCTGCCGGCGAACGCGCAGATCGCGTACACGGCCACCGGTGACGGCGGCAACGCGGCGGCCACCACCAGGCCGGCCGCCGCGATCAGGAACACCACACCCCCGAGCCGCGTGGCGGCTACGCGGTCGAGCAGGGCGCCGGTGACCAGACGGCCGGCGGCGACCCCGATCCCCGCGACGGCGGACGCGCCCGCCGCCGCCTGCGGATCGATGCCCTGATCGATGACGAACGGGACGAAGTGGGCCGCGGCGCCCGCCGTTCCGATCGCAGCGAGAAACACCGCGCCGAGGAGCAGCGGGAGCCGGGGCCAGCGCAGGGCCTCCCGGACAGCGGGCCCGTCCTGGGGGGCCGTCTTCGCGTCGGGCCGCGGTCCGGTTCCCGGCGGGAACCCGAGCAGTGCCGCGACGCCGAGGAACACGACCGCCACCCCGGCGAGCAACAGGTAGGTCGATCGCCAGCCGAGATCGGCCAGGGTGGACCCGATGACGACCTGCAGGAGGGCCGTACCCACCGCGGCACCGCCCATGACGGCACCGAGGGCGAGCCCGAGCCTGCGGTCGAAGAACCGCGGCACTACGGCCAGCAGCACGGCCGGGGTCGTGCCGACGGTCAGCAGGCCGGTGAAAAAGGCCAGGACCGCGAAGTACGCCGGCTCGCCCGGCGCGACGGCGAACGCGACGAACGCGGCCGCCAGGAGCGCACCGGAGAACACGAGCAGCGACCGGGACCCGAACCGGGGCACGAGCCGGCCGGCGAACGGGGAGCCGATCGCGGACCCGATCGTCGCCGAGACGACCACCAGGGACATCTCGGCCCGGCCCCAGCCGAATTCGCCGGTGATCGGCCGGACGAACTGACCGGCCGACGCCAGGAACGTCGTGGTGAACCCGCCGACCAGACCGAGTGCCGCGCCCGTCAGGACGCGCGATCGCGTCGCAGGGGCGGCGGTGCGCTCGCCGGACATCGGTGCTCCTGGGTGTGAGGTGGGTGAGGCGGGATCCACGCCTCCTTCGCGAAAGATACTTGCGTCATCCCGCGGCCGCATCCGGAGACGCGCGGCGGCGGACGGACCACCTCGCGAATTCGCCCACCAGGAACCAGCCGGACAACTTGCGTTGACGTGTGCGCCTTTGTCGAGCAAGTCGGCCCCTTCTCCGCTTACCCCGAACCGCTTCGGCGCAGAAACTGAGGGCTGTGACGGACGACCTCCTGCTGAAACGAGTGCAGCAATCGATCATCGGCGCGGACCTGGTGCTGCCCGGTCCGTACGGTCCGCGCCGGATGGTCTACGCCGACTACACCGCCTCCGGCCGCGCGGTGGGCTTCATCGAAGACTTCATCCGCGAGCGCGTGCTGCCCTGGTACGCCAACACCCACAACGATTCTTCGGCCACCGCCGCTCGGATCACCGGGTGGCGCGAAGAAGCCCGGCGGACGATCCGGGACGCCATCGGCGGTGACGAGGACACCGTGGTGATCTTCACCGGCTCCGGGAGCACCGGGGCCATCGCGAAACTGATCGACATCCTCGGCCTGCGCGTCCCGGCCGTGCTGCAGGACCGCTACCGGCTGGCCGACGCCATCCCGGCACACGAGCGGCCGGTCGTCTTCCTCGGTCCCTTCGAGCACCATTCGAACGAGCTGCCCTGGCGGGAATCCGTCTGTGACGTCGTGACCATCCCGGAAGGCGCGGACGGCGGGGTGTCGCGGCCCGCCCTCCGGGAAGCGCTGATCCGGTACGCCCGGCGGCCGTTGAAGATCGGCTCGTTCTCCGCGGCGTCGAACGTGACCGGCATCCGCGCCGACACCGACGCGATTTCCGCGCTCCTGCACCGACACGACGCGCTGGCGCTGTGGGACTGCGCGGCCGCCGCACCGCACGGTGGGGTCACCATGAACCCCGTCGCCGCCGCGGAACCCCACTCGCACAAGGACGCCGTGTTCCTTTCCCCGCACAAGTTCGTCGGTGGCCCCGGGACGCCGGGCGTCCTGGCCGTCCGCCGGGACCTGCTGCGGAACCGGGTACCGAGCACCCCCGGCGGGGGCACGGTCACCTACGTCAGCTCGGCGGTGCACCACTACCTGCCCGACGCCGCCCATCGTGAAGAAGGCGGGACGCCCGCGATCGTGGAGTCGATCCGCGCGGGCCTGGCCTTCGGCCTGCAGCAGGCCGTCGGCGCCCGGACCGTGCACGAGCGGGAGCAGTCCTTCCTGCGCCGGGCTCTGGCGTCCTGGTCCACCGACCCGAACCTCGAGATCCTCGGGGACACCGGCGCGGACCGGCTCGCGATCGTCTCCCTGGTTTTCCGCGGGTCCGGCGAGCGCCAGCTGCACCACAACTACGTGGTGAAGCTGCTCAACGACCTCTACGGCATCCAGGCCCGTGGGGGCTGCTCCTGCGCCGGCCCGTACGGACACCGGCTGCTCCACATCGACGAAACCCGCTCCCGGCTGCTGCAACGGGAGATCCTGACGGGCCGGGCCGGGATCCGGCCCGGCTGGGTCCGGTTGAGCCTGCATTACACGATGTCCGACGAAGTCGTCGACTACCTGGTCGAGGCGGTCCACCGCGTCGCCGCCGACGGCTGGAAACTCCTCGGTGACTACCGGTTCGACCCGGCTTCCGGGGCGTGGCGGCACCGGCGCGAGACCGGGCTCCGGACCACGCTCGCCGACCTGTGGGACCCGGCCGCCCCTCGGCTGCCCGCCGCCGAAGCCGGCGTCGACGTGCTCCCCCGGCAGCTCGCCGAGGCCGCCCGGATCTTCGCCGCGGCGAAGGTGGCCGACCCGGAACCGGGCCGGGTGGCCGACGGGTTCGACGAGCTGCGCTGGTTCGACCTCCCCGCCGGCTGCCTGCGCTGACCCGGGGGCAGCTGCTCGGCGGCCCCGAGCTCCGGGCCGGCGCGAGCGCGCCCCTGCGGGCGGGAGCTGCCGCAGCGCCGTGAGCTCGGTCCGCGGGCGTCTGCGCGACCGGAAGAACGCCGCCTCCATCTCACCCCGGCCGGAGCTCGCGGCCGCCTTCGGTGTCACGCCGGGCGGCCGGCTTGTGTGCCGGCGCCGGCCCGGCTCACCCCTCGGCGCGGCGGCCGAGCCGGCCCAGCACGCGCTGCAGTTCCTCGGGATCGCCGAGCTTTTCGAGGTCGACGTCCTCGGCCGGAGCGGCGCGGACCTCCGGCCGAGCCACGACCGGGCGGCCCAGGACCGGCGCGCCGTCCCCGGCGGAGGTCCACGCTTCCCGTCGTCCCGCGAGGAAGTCCGCCGGATCGCGGTCCCGCTCCTCGTCGTGGTCCACGGCACCGCCGAACATCGGTCCCGCGTACCCGCCGGCGGAGACGTGGTCCCCGGGCACCCGCGGCGAGCCGGGCACCCCGGACACCATCGGCGGCATCCCCGTGGCGGCGGCGTCGAGGCTTCCGGTAACCGGCTGGAACGCCGGCGAGGCGGGCAGGGCCCCCGGCCCCCGCGGTATCCCGGCAGCGGGATCGGACCCGCCCGGGGCGGGTGAGCCGGGCAGCGGCCCATGCCCCGGCGCGGCCGGGGCCGTGGGGAAGCCCGGGCCCGCGTGGGCCCCGGAAGAGGGGCCGGCCGGTGCGGCCGTGGGTGCGGCTGCCGGCAACACCGGGGCGCTGGGCGCCGGCGCGGAGGCGGCCGGAACCGCAGCTGCACCCGGAACCACCGGAACCCCATGCCCACCCGGCACCGACGCCGAGGCAACCGGAACCGCGGACGCACCCGGAACCACCGGAACCCCATGCCCACCCGGCACCGAGGCGCCGCCCGGAACCGGGTACGCAGCCGGGGCCGACGTTGCGTGCGGGCCCGCACCCGGGTGGCCGGGCTGGACCGCGGACGGTTCAGCCACCGCCTCGACCGTTCTCTCGGACCTGGCCGCCGCTCCGGCGTGCTCGCCCTCGGGAGCGGAATCGGGAGCGGAGGTCGTCGGCACCTCACCCCTCGCCGGCTCCGGCGCGCACCGGGCGGCGTTCTCCTTGCGCTTCGCCGGGCTTTGCCGGATCGCCCCCGTCCACGGCCGTCCCAGCACGGCTGCCGCTTCCGGTTCCGATGGCCGAGGCTCCACGGCCTCTCCCGGCGACGGTGCCCGGCCGAGCACCCCGGACGCTCCGGCGCCCACGGGCGTCACGGCCGGGGCGGACACCGGCTCCACCCCGACGATCCGGCCCTGCGCCGCCGGGTGCGCCAATGCCGCCAACGCCGCCGTCGGCGTGCCGCCCGCCCCGGATGTCCCGGCGCCACCGCCCGGATACCCCGCCGCGGCCGGCTGCGACCCGGGCGCGGCGCCGGCCGGAACTCCACCGGGCGCGGCCACCGGGGCCACGGCGGCCGGGACCCCGGTTCCGGCGTCCGGCACCGGAGCAAGGGTGGCACCCAGGTCCCGGTAGGCGGTCCCCAGGTCGTACAGCACCTGACGAGCCGCCTCGAGGTCGTTCTGCCGGTTCTGCGCCCGCAGGTCCTGCATGCGCCGGCGAGCCTGGGCCAGTGCGTCGCCGGCGCGGCGCAGCACCGCCCCGTAGCCGGGTTCCGCCATGGCCTGCACGACGGCTCCGGTGCGACCGGACACCTGCCGGACCACGTCGTCGAACGCCTCCGCGATCCGGCCGGACCACGCTTCCCACAGGTGGCGGGTCTGGGTGCCGAGGTCGTCCCGGAGGTGCTCGAACCGCGCCATCGCGGTGTCGAACGCCGCGGCGCGCTCGTAGAGGGCGTCCGGGCTCACCTCCTCGACCAGCTGGGCCAGCTGGTCGAACGTCAGGGCCTGCAGGTCGGGGTCGACGACCGGCGGCGGTGGTTCGGGCGCACCCACCGATCAGCCCCGGCCCAGCACGTGGCTGCGCGGCTCGTCGCTGTCCTCGCCGCCCCACGCGCCCTGCTCGGCCTGCATCCAGATCTGCGGCTCCCGTTCCTTCTCGCCCTGGGCACCGCCGCCACCACCCATGCCGCCCATGCCGCCCATGGGGGTCATCGGGGCGCCCCCCGACGCGGGGACCTGCGCGGACGCGGCCGGGGCGACCAGGCCGCCCTGGGTGCCGGCGCCCGGGCCGCCCTGGAACGGCTGGGTGTCGAACTTGCCCGGCGTCGGCCCCTCGCCGGCGGAGCCGACCCCCGCACCGCCGCCGGTGACCGGGCCCGCCGAGGTCGCGGGCAGGCCCGCACCACCCCCGGCGCCGCCGCCGAGGCCGCCCCCGGCACCGCCGCCCAGCCCACCCGGAGGGGCCTTGACCGCGGGTTCACCGGGTTTGAGGAAGTCGTGGAGGGCGGAAGAGCCCTCCGTTTCGCCGACGCCGTCGAGGGCCTTGTTCACCGCGTCCTTCGCCTCGGCGAGGGCCTGCCGCTCGGCGGGGGTGTCGTCGGGCCGGCCCAGCGCGTCGATCGCCTTCGCGGCCTCGTCCTTGGCGTGCTGCACGGCCTGGTCGTGCTCGGGTCCGTTCAGCTGCGGGGCGTCGTTGAGCTGCCCGATCGCCTCGTTCGCCGCATTCTTGGCCGCGTCGAGGGCGTGCCGGCGCTGGTCGTCGCCCGCGCCGAGCCCGTCGATCGCCGCGTCCGCGGCGTTCTTCGCGTCCTGGATCTGCTGGAAGTGCTCCGGCGCGGCGGTTTTGTCGATCGCGTCACCCACCGCGGCCTTGGCGTCCTGGAGCGCCTGACGGCACTCGGGGTCGTCGGTCCGGCCGATGAGGTCGTCGATCGCCTTCTGGGCCGCGTGCTTGGCGTCGAGCAGCTCGGCGCGCTCCGGCGTGCCCGCGGCTCCGGGCCCTTCGGTCGCCGCCGGGTCGCCGCCCAAGCCGTCCAGCGCGGCGGAGGCGGCCTGCTTGGCGTCCGCCAGCGCCTGCTGCCGGGCCGCGGAGTCGCCGGGCCGGGCCAGGTCGTCGATCGCCTTGCCGGCCGCGTCCTTCGCCGCTTCCACCCCCGTCTCGGCCGGGCCGCCGGTCAGCTGCCCGGGCGCGCCCGCCGGGCTCCCGAGCCCGTCGATGGCGTCTTCGGCCGCCTGCTTCGCGTCGTCCAGCGCCTTCTTGCGCTTCGGGTCGTCGGTCTTCCCGGCGAGTCCGTCGATGGCCTTGCCCGCCGCGTTCTTCGCGTCGGTCAGGGCCTGTCCGGCCGTCGGATCGATGCCGCCGACCGCGCCCGGGACCGGCGCCGCCGCCGGGCTGCCGGCCCCCCCGTCGAGCCCGCCCGCCAACGGTGAACCGGTGAGCCCGTCGATCGCGCCCTGCGCCGCCTGCTTGGCGTCCTGCAGCGCCTGCTGCCGGGCCGGGTCGTCCGTCTGCGCCGTCAAGCCGTCGATCGCGGTGCCCGCGGCCTGCTTCGCCCCCGCGAGGGCCTGCTGCTGATCCGGGGTCGTCCCGGTCGAACCGGGCGCGCTCTTCTGCTCCGCCTGCGGGTCACCGGCGGTCGTACCCGGCACGGCGGACTCGACCGACGGCACCGGCATTCCCGCGCCCGGAGCCGTCGTCCCCGGGGCGGCCGGGTTCACCCCGGTGTCGGTGTCCGGAGTGGGCGTGGCCGGCACGGTGTCCGCGCGCTGTGCATCCTGCTCGGAGTCCGCCACCTGCGGCTGCTGCGGCTCCGGTCCCGGCCGCACGAGCCGGCCCGGCTTGGTGTCCGGGTCCTGCCCGGCCCCGATCCGCTGCTGCGCACTGCCCTGCGGCGCCGCGGTCGTGGTGTCGCCGTCGGAGATGT
Encoded proteins:
- a CDS encoding MFS transporter, with product MSGERTAAPATRSRVLTGAALGLVGGFTTTFLASAGQFVRPITGEFGWGRAEMSLVVVSATIGSAIGSPFAGRLVPRFGSRSLLVFSGALLAAAFVAFAVAPGEPAYFAVLAFFTGLLTVGTTPAVLLAVVPRFFDRRLGLALGAVMGGAAVGTALLQVVIGSTLADLGWRSTYLLLAGVAVVFLGVAALLGFPPGTGPRPDAKTAPQDGPAVREALRWPRLPLLLGAVFLAAIGTAGAAAHFVPFVIDQGIDPQAAAGASAVAGIGVAAGRLVTGALLDRVAATRLGGVVFLIAAAGLVVAAALPPSPVAVYAICAFAGSFAFGAEADLVPFLVRRYVGARAYTAVLGIGIGVFTLGGALGTIMFGLVFDGFGSYGPALSAAAAALAGATVVLRFLGPYRYPDATGPVPSPSGATVDAPARRAG
- a CDS encoding aminotransferase class V-fold PLP-dependent enzyme, whose protein sequence is MTDDLLLKRVQQSIIGADLVLPGPYGPRRMVYADYTASGRAVGFIEDFIRERVLPWYANTHNDSSATAARITGWREEARRTIRDAIGGDEDTVVIFTGSGSTGAIAKLIDILGLRVPAVLQDRYRLADAIPAHERPVVFLGPFEHHSNELPWRESVCDVVTIPEGADGGVSRPALREALIRYARRPLKIGSFSAASNVTGIRADTDAISALLHRHDALALWDCAAAAPHGGVTMNPVAAAEPHSHKDAVFLSPHKFVGGPGTPGVLAVRRDLLRNRVPSTPGGGTVTYVSSAVHHYLPDAAHREEGGTPAIVESIRAGLAFGLQQAVGARTVHEREQSFLRRALASWSTDPNLEILGDTGADRLAIVSLVFRGSGERQLHHNYVVKLLNDLYGIQARGGCSCAGPYGHRLLHIDETRSRLLQREILTGRAGIRPGWVRLSLHYTMSDEVVDYLVEAVHRVAADGWKLLGDYRFDPASGAWRHRRETGLRTTLADLWDPAAPRLPAAEAGVDVLPRQLAEAARIFAAAKVADPEPGRVADGFDELRWFDLPAGCLR
- a CDS encoding WXG100 family type VII secretion target, with the translated sequence MGAPEPPPPVVDPDLQALTFDQLAQLVEEVSPDALYERAAAFDTAMARFEHLRDDLGTQTRHLWEAWSGRIAEAFDDVVRQVSGRTGAVVQAMAEPGYGAVLRRAGDALAQARRRMQDLRAQNRQNDLEAARQVLYDLGTAYRDLGATLAPVPDAGTGVPAAVAPVAAPGGVPAGAAPGSQPAAAGYPGGGAGTSGAGGTPTAALAALAHPAAQGRIVGVEPVSAPAVTPVGAGASGVLGRAPSPGEAVEPRPSEPEAAAVLGRPWTGAIRQSPAKRKENAARCAPEPARGEVPTTSAPDSAPEGEHAGAAARSERTVEAVAEPSAVQPGHPGAGPHATSAPAAYPVPGGASVPGGHGVPVVPGASAVPVASASVPGGHGVPVVPGAAAVPAASAPAPSAPVLPAAAPTAAPAGPSSGAHAGPGFPTAPAAPGHGPLPGSPAPGGSDPAAGIPRGPGALPASPAFQPVTGSLDAAATGMPPMVSGVPGSPRVPGDHVSAGGYAGPMFGGAVDHDEERDRDPADFLAGRREAWTSAGDGAPVLGRPVVARPEVRAAPAEDVDLEKLGDPEELQRVLGRLGRRAEG
- a CDS encoding large repetitive protein, translated to MSDSPGAPLVGQYAGAAPALDPAFFSTVGSIESVVSDLVYNADGSKAGASRSTVAEAWYALETDVKSAEQALATVNENFAKQVKAVKDALEGAAGEAFGEYATAILKTSEEVYDTLMKKQFGTTMGNVGHAIQAFADGWWQIHDASKAVRAQLTNSIVANAQNQVAAAQTAQQVETISAQVTVDLDTMTTNMDTALLKDLQNALGALGGQYNSRAADLVPLYISDGDTTTAAPQGSAQQRIGAGQDPDTKPGRLVRPGPEPQQPQVADSEQDAQRADTVPATPTPDTDTGVNPAAPGTTAPGAGMPVPSVESAVPGTTAGDPQAEQKSAPGSTGTTPDQQQALAGAKQAAGTAIDGLTAQTDDPARQQALQDAKQAAQGAIDGLTGSPLAGGLDGGAGSPAAAPVPGAVGGIDPTAGQALTDAKNAAGKAIDGLAGKTDDPKRKKALDDAKQAAEDAIDGLGSPAGAPGQLTGGPAETGVEAAKDAAGKAIDDLARPGDSAARQQALADAKQAASAALDGLGGDPAATEGPGAAGTPERAELLDAKHAAQKAIDDLIGRTDDPECRQALQDAKAAVGDAIDKTAAPEHFQQIQDAKNAADAAIDGLGAGDDQRRHALDAAKNAANEAIGQLNDAPQLNGPEHDQAVQHAKDEAAKAIDALGRPDDTPAERQALAEAKDAVNKALDGVGETEGSSALHDFLKPGEPAVKAPPGGLGGGAGGGLGGGAGGGAGLPATSAGPVTGGGAGVGSAGEGPTPGKFDTQPFQGGPGAGTQGGLVAPAASAQVPASGGAPMTPMGGMGGMGGGGGAQGEKEREPQIWMQAEQGAWGGEDSDEPRSHVLGRG